One Pseudonocardia abyssalis DNA segment encodes these proteins:
- a CDS encoding MarR family winged helix-turn-helix transcriptional regulator produces the protein MTDDGWLTEDQLDAWLTFQAASTLLDAALDRQLQRDAGLPHAYYLILAMLSDVPGRTLRMSDLAVMTQSSQSRLSHAVSRLEGNGWVRRIPCPDDRRSTLARLTDAGFDVLAAAAPGHVATVRTHVFDRLSPEQVGQLREIGRTILDGLDAPTTWPGREARLAE, from the coding sequence GTGACGGACGACGGGTGGCTCACCGAGGACCAGCTCGACGCGTGGCTGACGTTCCAGGCGGCTTCCACGCTCCTGGACGCGGCGCTCGACCGCCAGCTCCAGCGCGACGCCGGCCTGCCGCACGCCTACTACCTGATCCTGGCGATGCTCTCCGACGTGCCCGGCCGCACGCTGCGGATGAGCGACCTGGCCGTCATGACGCAGAGTTCGCAGAGCCGGCTCTCGCACGCGGTGTCGCGGCTGGAGGGCAACGGCTGGGTCCGCCGCATCCCATGCCCCGACGACCGGCGCAGCACGCTCGCCCGCCTCACCGACGCCGGGTTCGACGTCCTCGCCGCCGCCGCTCCTGGCCACGTCGCCACGGTGCGCACGCACGTCTTCGACCGGCTCAGCCCCGAGCAGGTGGGCCAGCTCCGCGAGATCGGCCGGACGATCCTGGACGGCCTCGATGCGCCGACCACGTGGCCCGGCCGGGAGGCCCGGCTGGCAGAGTGA